CAGTATGACATTGGCAGCACTGATCAGACAGCGTGAGTGTGCAGTGACACACCTCCACCTGATAACACCCAGTCGGCAATGAATTCACAAATTTATATTGGGAATAGCAGAGGAGCAGAACAACATAGATTGTTGTAGAATTGTGGTATCACGAGTAATACAGTACAGGAGGTCCCCCTTAAAAAGAATCTGTTGCCACAAAGACCTAGAGGGCCCCTTAAAATAAGATTAAATTAGCTAACACCATGGAGACTGGATATGGAGCTGAAGGTAACATTACAGGTATAGGGAAGAATGCGGTAAGGATGTTTTCACACGATGTGGACGCATCGCAGCTTCGTGCCGTGATATCACCGCAatgtgtgaattcagcctaaatATACTTCCCACTGTCATTGTGCTGCACATGGTAAGAATAACATACTTCTACAAAAATGCCACCATAGACCTGACACTCTGCACCCTGACGGTTCTTGTACTTACGGTTTTTTAGCCGTTTTCTGCTTTGCCTTGAAAGAACAGCACAAAAGGGAACCACCAATAATAGCCAGCAGAGAGCCAGCCCACCCAATGTATAGTGCAGGGCCGAGTTCATACCTGATCGGGAAATATGGTATTAATATTGTATCTGGTtattccgaaaaaaaaaaatggggggagaggggggagatttgtcaaactggtgcaaagtagaactggtttagttgcccatagtaaccaatcagattccacctttcatctttggaaaatgaaagtgaaatctgattggttgctctgggcaactaaaccagttctactttacaccagttaaataggtagatagatagatagatagatagatagatatgagatagacagactaataaatagatagatagatagatagatagatagagcgatagatagatagatagatagatagatatgagatagacagactaatagatagatagatagatagatagatagatagatatgagatagacagactaatagatagatagatatgagatagacagactaatagatagatagatatgagatagacagactaataaatagatagatagatagatatatagatagatatgagatagacagactaatagatagatagatagagcgatagatagatatatagatagatatgagatagacagactaatagatagatagatagatagatagatatgagatagacagactaatagatagatagatagatatgagatagacagactaataaatagatagatagatagatatatagatagatatgagatagacagactaatagatagactgatagatagatagatagatagatatgagatagacagactaatagatagatagatagatatgagatagacagactaatagatagatagatagatagatagatatgagatagacagactaataaatagatagatagactaatagatagatagataaatctatctatctatttattagtctgtctatctcatatctatctattagtctgtctatctcatatctatctatcagtctatctattagtctgtctatctcatatctatctatctatctattagtctgtctatctcatatctatctatctatctattagtctgtctatctcatatctatctatcagtctatctattagtctgtctatctcatatctatctatatatctatctatcgctctatctatatatctatctatctattagtctgtctatctcatatctatctattagtctgtctatctcatatctatctatctgtctatctattagtctgtctatctcatatctatctatatatctatctatcgctctatctatctatctattagtcTGTCtaactcatatctatctatctatctatctatctatctgtatgtctgtctgtccaATAATATGCCATATGGAAAGGGGCACATTTGGCATTTCTGGGGCCCCAGGCAAAGTTATGTTTTcactgctcctttggaaaatgaaaggtggaatctgattggttgctatgggtaactaaaccagttctactttacacctttttgatctatctgtctgtcttggGGCCCCATTTCACCACTAAGCGCCGCCCATCAGCCTGCTAAGCTCTATCTATCAGTCTGTCTGTCTAATAATATGCCATATGGGAAGGGGCACATTTGGCATttctggggccccaagcaaagttatgtctTGGGGCCCCCGTTTTACCACTAAGCTCCCCCCACCCCCGATCTTTGGGGCCTCAAGCATTTAGCTTATTTTGCATTGTGGTATATGGATATGGGTTATCATAATGAGACGAGTCCTTTATTCCTCACTGGATTGATAAATAATGTAATTGTAATATAACAGAAAACAATATTATTAATATACTATAAAACACACTCACTTTATTCCACCATAGAGACTGTCATAAAACTGCTGAGTGATGGTGGCCGCGTACCAGGATACTGGCACCACACAACACAGTCCTGTATAGGATGAAAATGGATTACACAGCGTCAGATTATGGCCTTGTATGCGCGGCACAAATATACGGtataatgtattttattatatacatTGAGATTTAGGATTGTGTTCAGTGTTGGGTCTAGCAGTGCACATCTCTTTGTACAGAATACGGTAAACTAAAAAGAAAGGGCCTATTGGCTTATAGACTTACAGACAGAAAAGTACGGGACCACCATCACGACCGTATCTTCAAGTCCAGAGGAAAGAGAGCTGAGTGCTCTAACAATTCCCGGATCTCGCTACTTCAGATAACTGTACTACACTTCCTAGACTGGAAACCGCAGAAGCAAGGTCCATGCAGACCCTGAACAAGCAGAACACCTGAGATTTCAGCTCTGCAACCAATAGACTCGCGACTACAGCTCTGGGCTAAAACACATGCTGTAATTCAGGATAAGTGCAATGTAAGCAGAGCTGAACATACAACGATGAAGAAAGTGTGGATCAAACGGCCTAACTAATTTAAGACATACGTGTGCGCTTGGCAAAGTCAGCCATAGGAATACAGCAGAAGTTGGGGGCTTTAAATATGGAGTCTGCTTGGTTGCGTAGTGAGCACTATAGCTGAATGGTAACCGCTGTGTTATACAGCAGTCACCTGCCTTCAATATACATGAATGAAGATGACTCCAATTACAGACATTTGACAACAAAGCTCCTATTGAGCCCTGCATGTGGCATtgcttagaggggttgtctcacttaagcaagtggcatttatcatgtacagaaagttaatacaagccacttactaatgtattgtgattgtccatattgcttcctttgctggctggattcatttttccatcacattatacactgctcatttccatggttacgaccaccctgtaatccatcagccgtggccgtgcttgcacactataggaaaaagtgccagcctctctggtggccgggaccatgggatcTCATCTAGGCTGGTActtttttctgcagtgtgcaagcacgaccactactgctggattgcatggtggttATAACcaaggaaacgagcagtgtataatgtgatgggaaaatgaatccagccagcaaaggaagcaatatggacaatcacaatacatcagtaagtgtcttgtattaactttctctacataataaatattatttgctgaagtgacacaactgcTTCAATAGGGGAATTGCGAGttttaccatagactgcaatagtaatcCACTGCAGTCTATGGTCTATTAGGTCACCTAGGGGGACTAAAAGAGGAAATACATTTACAAACTATAAACATTATAAAGTATTTATCCTTTATGGTGATGGCTACAATGGAAACAAAATCAAATAACCAAATCATTCTTTTGTGTTCGTTTTGTCGCCCAAGAATCAACCAATCAATGAAAACAGGGTCTTTAACACCGCTCcatagacagaaatataaaaaaatcggaatatggtgatgcaaagactTTTTTCaaagggttttattttttttaaacgcatAAAAACATAACAGAAAGTACATCAACTTGGTATCGGTGTAATCGTAGTGACCTTCAGAATAAAGATAACGTGTCATTTTTACTGCCTAGTGAAAGCAGTGAATattaaacccataaaactgtggcgggaATGCAGCTATTTTCCATTCCTATTCAGGGATCTTTCAGTGGAAtctaaaatggtgccattagaaaatgcaacctgtcccgcaaaaacaagccctcctatGGTAATGTCAACCAAAAAGTAAAAATCAGCGAAAGCAAGgaagataaaaaattaaaattggccgcatcctttaaggggttgtctggggaTGTGAAAAAAACACCTACTTTTTTCTCCCAGAATCAGCGCCACTCTTCTGCGTGTCCCATAACTTATTCTCACGTCATATAAActgaaagttttttgtttttgtttcctaTTCTCCTATTCTATTCCGTATTTATTAAGAATTATTCAGCTCTGTTTACCTGGCAGTGGCCGCATCCAGCACGTAAATCACTCAGGAAGTCAGCAATGTCTGTTCTTTCCTGCAAAGTCTCATTTGTGGATAATCTGTAATTTATAGCACTGTCGTCGGCTCAAGCTAAAATCAATCCTAAAGCATTCATAAACCGAAAGCAGTTCTCGGAGCCGGGATGACGGACAGACTACAGGAGACATAAATTATCTGCTCTCTACTTTTAGGATAAACCTTCCTGAATGTTTTCTTtggaacaaataaaaaaaactaacagaaaaCTAAATTCTTGGAGGTCCAGAGCACTCCATCCAAAATGGTCAAATAACATAAAAACGCAATAATCCGACACAGAATCTAATTGTttgacattgtaagtcaggacggatccgttcggctccCCACTgcaccgttttggtgtccgcctccagagcggaatggaggcagaacggagccaaactgatgcattctgaaccgatctgcatccattcagaatgcattggggctaaactgatccgtttggggccgcttgtgagagccctgaaacggatctcacaggcggaccctgaaacgcaagtgtgaaagaagccttaggcagCAATGACTTTCAGTATAACAGTTCTATGCAAATGTTCCCCCGAGGAAGTGTTTCTATtttcttcttaaaggggtattccagttctaACAAGTTATCCCCTGCACAGGATAAGAACTAATTatcggattggtgggggtcctactgatagagatgtgtgaatatctgtcacggctgaggatggggaaaaccctcagccgtgcaatgccagatgatgttggtcgctgctcggccaggacgagagaattagggagcaggtcacctcctaacgcgtccctaacactgaccctgactcctagccatatgagccaacccttgatggtaggagggctcatacaccggaacctaatagtccctgctagccctcagggtggccctgaactaggagcagggtaagacgacctgttctttctggacacagaggaacaggagtcgtactggccaagctgcaaggagatgGGGCAACATAAACAGatgtatggatatggcaggagaactACTCTTgttcacacctacctgccacagccttgctgactggatcccgtgctcacaagctgatgtccagaccaaacataaatggacacagcaaacacacatacacacacaggaacccagatccatagctgcattaaacatgaaaggaaaacatcaacttaacatcacatataaacattttatgaccacaagggtagccctcactggcagatggtattagagaccaggagggtgcctccagcttactacaaggctggagtacccctcagactactgatcttaactgaggctttatagaccatgtagacacacccagtgttcacacacacagacgggaattaacccttctcacaccagggaaaacagccacttaaaggagaaagtgcacacataactaaaaccctgtgcacaccagacatacaaagtgcatacatacaaggAGAGGTTGCCTGAGACAACCGCATGCTATGACAGCGCAGCCTAGCAAGCAGCTCCAgctgctctactgccacataccttatgttgccagcggcaaccacaagtgagacaacaaactagcggccctcacctgtgattgaacaagcaaccaaaccgcaggcaacagcaagcggttcaggagtcacgaccatggccatggccgtgacaatatctttgtttcatttttttatgtaactagattgattttcttatgtagttaCTTTAAGCTGCTTCTTCCTTATCTAAGCAgtgcccccaaccccccccccccccctttgctccGAGCTGTCTGTATCTCAACAGTAAGGAGAGGGCAGGGGTGGGGTGGCACGCAGCTGTGCGGAGCTCATCCTGACTTCTCCCACAGATGTGTGCAGAAGGATGTATAGACTGTGGAAGAATGTTTGAGCCAATTACTTAGCTAGATGAGTCATATGTATATTCAGTATGACGTAAGCAGTATTAATGTTCATACGACGCCATTATAAGATGGCACTGATGCACAGATGTTTACATTAAATTCACataccaagtgttatctcttttcttatcTCTTTTTCCTTCCTAGCCAATGACATAATGGCATGAGCCTCAGAGGGGGACGCCCCCCTCTGAGGATGTAAAACCGCTTTACTCATTGTAATGAACAAAGAGATTGTCTTTGACCAGCTTGCGTCAGCGTCTAGTCTAGTCTCTctgccacgcgtggatattaaccccttgagggtcccttgatttggagcaccagagtgtatcttaaatgctttCATTAAAGCAACTTCAACACTAGCAGCTGGGACACCCACACATCACAAGAAAGGAGGCCCCATACCCTGTGGAACCCCTATGAAATTAATGGAGTGGTTGGTCGGAAACGCACGCAGccacttcattcatttctatgggagcagcgaaGACAGAGTACAGCGCTCGACTATCTCTGGTGCTCCCTTAGAAATTAATAGTGGCGGTGCTCATTTCCGACCAGCTGCTCCGCCAATTTCAGGGGGGCTCCATAGGGAATGGGACCTCCGTTCTCGcgatcagtgggagtcccagcggtaggacccccaccgatctggtagttatcacctatcctgtggacaacCGGAATACCCACTTGGACAATTCCTTTttctttaaagagcatctgtcagcatgttGAACCCTATTCAACCAGgcatactgtctggtagggttCTTCCTGCTGATTAAATTATACTAATTGTGTGAAAATCTGCGTctttccccaaggagagatagtaccccccaaatcctgacccagttaagccagctactctgcactgatgaggggcaatcacctcgagatagctgtctgcagatgaggtgctggcttatttaatatccaagtcatgtctcaaagcctatttaaagggtcaaacactgacttatagctgccttacatctggtggcattagaggtagAGCTTGTTCAGAgcccatttgcatccctttcttcccagaattccagaggagcacgtatggcctataagtctcctcacgctgatAAAGGCGCTCTCCCCCGAAGGAGAAacagtaccccccaaatcctttCCATCAAGACAAACCCCCTACCACTAGATCTTGTCTATGTGTCAGACAAGctgcaaaaaaaagtctaaaatgcTTAATAAATGGGGTACAAATCATGTACACCCATTTTTTGGTGTAAAttgattagtaaatctcccccactcTTTGTAGCTGCCGTCTCCTCCAGATAATAATTCGGACAAGGGACCTTCCTCCGCTACTAGCTCCTAATTCCCTAAAAGGGCAACAAAaaactggacaacacctttaactaaTTTTTACAGGCCATTCaatgaaggcctcatgcactcgaccatttctttttttgcggtccgcggtccgcaaaaaacggaaaccgctcgtgtgccttccgcaatttgtggaacggaacgggcagctcattgtagacatgcctattcttgtccgcaaaacggacaagaataggacatgctatattttttttgcagggcctcggaacggagcaacggatgcggacagcacacggagtgctgtccgcatcttttgcggccccattgaagtgaatgggtccgcacgcgagaagcaaaaactgtggctcggatgcagacccgaaaaatggttgtgtgcatgaggccttaacgtgATGAAAAACCCTGAAAGGTCTGATAAAACATGTCCCAAGATACCAGGATATAGTTTCAGTACATATGACACATAGGGGgccatttactatccagaaatatgcctatattaggcatttttctggcgcagattgcggcgcaaagattatttgcgctgcaatctgaaacttttccccactcacggcaggtctaaaaaaggggggagTGGCACGgaaggggaaggggacgggccggcaggcaattctcattcatcattttctacgcctgtttagtTGTAGAAAATGatcttaatgtaagacagctagtatgctgtcttacatttacactggcgctggatgcgccgaagttatgtagaggccggtgcttctacttaactttggcggatccacctccagttataggggttattaagacaagCATCTAAAACTCCGGTCTTAattaatgaccccaatagttggtatagcaGGCATAGGGTTACATATAGTAGATCGGTTGTTACTGTATTGCTAAATACACTACCTGCTAAAATGAAGATCAGTCCTCCAGAAAGAGCTATCTTTCCTTTAGTGTGTTCATTATTACTTCCGAATTTCGTGCACTTAAGTCCAAACAAGGAGATGATACAACCAAAGAGTCCAAGGATGAGAGAGATGATCATCAGGGCTCGGCATGCCTGGGTATGAGCTGTGGGAGACGGACAAGACAACAGTTGAGATAATAAAAGATAAATTAAGGATTATTCCAGTTAGAgaaagttatcccttatccacattTAAGAGAATGAGGGCTCTGTGCACCGTGGAACCCCCTGAAATGGAGGGAACGGCTGGTCGGAAATGCACAAcaacgctccattcatttctaagggagtGGCGGAGTACTTTTATCCCATATgctcttagacaatgggggcatatcgctaggatatgcccccattgtctgataggtgcgggtcttacctctgggacccgcacctacaatgagaaatgAGCGGAGAGAGTTGAGGAGGGCGcagtgtgcatgcgcagccgccctaaatacatttctatggagccgccgaaaatagccgagctggctcggctatctacgtcggccccatagaaatgaatgggagctgtgGCCATGCATGCgcaggtgcgctcccattcacttcaatgtgagaGGCAGGGAGCAgcacctggtggtggacggaccgcggaaaacccagggtcctccagccacaactctccctggctccgttctccttgtaggtgcgggtccctatcagccaatgggagcatatcccagtgactgtatttgtgagatatacagtcgtggccaaaagttttgagaattacataaatattggaaattggaaaagttgctgcttaagtttttataatagcaatttgcatatactccagaatgttatgaagagtgatcagatgaattgcatagtccttctttgccatgaaaattaacttaatccccaaaaaaactttccactgcatttcattgctgtcattaaaggacctgctgagatcatttcagtaatcgtcttgttaactcaggtgagaatgttgacgagcacaaggctggagatcattatgtcaggctgattgggttaaaatggcagacttgacctgttaaaaagagggtgatgcttgaaatcattgttcttccattgttaaccaaggtgacctgcaaagaaacgcgtgcagccatcattgcgttgcataaaaatggcttcacaggcaaggatattgtggctactaagattgcacctcaatcaacaatttataggatcatcaagaacttcaaggaaaaaggttcaattcttgttaagaaggcttcagggcatccaagaaagtccagcaagagccaggatcgtctcctaaagaggattcagctgcaggatcggagtgccaccagtgcagagcttgctcaggaatggcagcaggcaggtgtgagtgcatctgcacgcacagtgaggcgaagacttttggaagatggcctggtgtcaagaagggcagcaaagaagccacttctctccaaaaaaaaccatcagggacagattgatcttctgcagaaaatatggtgaatggactgctgaggactggggcaaagtcatattctccaataaaGCCTCTttacgattgtttggggcatcaggaaaaaggcttgtccggagaagaaaagcgctaccatcagtcctgtgtcatgccaacagtaaagcatcctgagaccattcatgtgtggggttgcttctcatccaagggagtgggctcactcacaattttgcccaaaaacacagccatgaataaagaatggtaccaaaacaccctccaacagcaacttcttccaacaatccaacaacagtttggtgaagaacaatgcattttccagcacgatggagcaccgtgccataaggcaaaagtgataactaagtggctcggggaccaaaactttgacattttgggtccatggcctggaaactccccagatcttaatcccattgagaacttgtggtcaatcctcaagaggcgggtggacaaacaaaaacccactaattctgacaaactccaagaagtgattatgaaagaatgggttgcgatcagtcaggaattggcccagaagttgattgagagcatgcccagtcgaattgcagaggtcctgaaaaagaagggccaacactgcaaatactgactctttgcataaatgtcatgtaattgtcgataaaagcctttgaaacgtatgaagtggcgtaattatatttcactacatcacagaaacaactgaaacaaagatctaaaagcagtttagcagcaaactttgtgaaaactaatatttgtgtcattctcaaaactt
The genomic region above belongs to Bufo gargarizans isolate SCDJY-AF-19 chromosome 4, ASM1485885v1, whole genome shotgun sequence and contains:
- the LOC122935676 gene encoding claudin-19-like isoform X1, with protein sequence MNRTPYQVCAMLLAVAGMTCTIVSTVSLKWKTSSSSGTIITSTSIFEGLWGHCVGTSTGSVQCKRFSSLFSLPPHTQACRALMIISLILGLFGCIISLFGLKCTKFGSNNEHTKGKIALSGGLIFILAGLCCVVPVSWYAATITQQFYDSLYGGIKYELGPALYIGWAGSLLAIIGGSLLCCSFKAKQKTAKKPVYTYKAPDNEFTQFKEMRETSTARAYV
- the LOC122935676 gene encoding claudin-15-like isoform X2 gives rise to the protein MSQALELVGFLMGLIGSLMSVVTLSSEKWKTSTLSGSVITSSILYENLWKSCAEASTGITNCKTFESLLNLPAHTQACRALMIISLILGLFGCIISLFGLKCTKFGSNNEHTKGKIALSGGLIFILAGLCCVVPVSWYAATITQQFYDSLYGGIKYELGPALYIGWAGSLLAIIGGSLLCCSFKAKQKTAKKPVYTYKAPDNEFTQFKEMRETSTARAYV